One Myxococcota bacterium DNA segment encodes these proteins:
- a CDS encoding COX15/CtaA family protein, giving the protein MNISKFSWVVVTATWILLVIGGLVNPMGASLACPDWYFVPTCNGELFPVMKGGVLYEHGHRLWASGVGLLTVILAVMIWLSPKTDRVSRILAIVAVFTVALQGTLGGVTVLLGLNAALSTLHLVLAMSFFCLLIYLSMRLGGQAARGPGRAGFLLAFHLVFVQILLGGLIRHVGAGMACGNDWLSCGPTFWPEWHLGQLHMLHRIIGYCLVGVIGWVCFAQIRTTKWAAMPLILVIFQVALGLLTVATLRHAHVVAMHTAIGALVLASLWVLYWRKAA; this is encoded by the coding sequence ATGAATATTTCTAAATTTTCCTGGGTCGTGGTGACGGCGACATGGATTCTACTTGTCATTGGGGGTCTGGTAAACCCCATGGGCGCTTCTTTAGCATGCCCTGATTGGTATTTTGTGCCTACCTGTAATGGTGAGCTGTTTCCCGTAATGAAGGGCGGCGTTTTATACGAGCACGGGCACCGTCTTTGGGCGAGCGGCGTTGGCCTTTTAACTGTGATCTTAGCGGTGATGATCTGGCTTTCTCCTAAGACCGATCGAGTAAGTCGCATTTTGGCGATCGTTGCTGTGTTCACCGTGGCGCTGCAAGGGACTTTGGGTGGTGTGACGGTTTTGCTTGGTTTGAACGCAGCTTTGTCCACTTTGCATCTCGTTTTGGCCATGAGCTTTTTTTGTCTGTTGATCTATCTCAGCATGCGTTTGGGTGGTCAGGCGGCTCGGGGGCCTGGCCGGGCGGGATTTTTGCTCGCTTTTCACTTGGTGTTTGTCCAAATTTTATTGGGTGGATTAATAAGACACGTGGGTGCGGGCATGGCTTGCGGGAATGACTGGTTATCTTGCGGTCCTACCTTCTGGCCTGAATGGCACCTGGGGCAACTTCACATGTTGCATCGGATTATCGGTTATTGTCTGGTTGGGGTGATTGGATGGGTGTGTTTTGCTCAAATTCGAACAACCAAATGGGCAGCTATGCCACTGATCTTAGTGATTTTTCAGGTTGCACTCGGACTTTTGACGGTTGCTACCTTGCGTCATGCTCATGTAGTAGCTATGCATACAGCGATTGGCGCTCTGGTCCTTGCTTCCTTATGGGTTTTGTATTGGCGGAAAGCGGCTTAA
- a CDS encoding anthranilate synthase component I family protein — protein MQALLHFEDVEIYARNPSSYLEVKSGKLFRDNVVIGDALELSKALELAPSKNFFPAWVGFIGYEYARHFGLVTHEPDGNFPEAAFMLFDGPSQRGAEPFPDFAEAKSPSPTIGRGEFMRSVTLIQEEIRAGDVYQVNLTRQFEVSQRSIDPFTFYNYLKTNNPSPFMGILQGPDWSIVSGSPERLFRLQNGTISTQPIAGTKPNIPGAREQLLSNPKELAEHAMLVDLMRNDLARICKTGSVKVPKPFDIEAYRHVLHLVSTVTGETDAPLGDIMCAIFPGGTITGAPKESAMQSIARHELIPRGPYTGSFGYVSSGHGVDFNILIRSLFIGRNKTYFSAGAGIVIGSDPQSELEETEHKVAQFRNFA, from the coding sequence ATGCAAGCCCTCTTACACTTTGAGGATGTGGAGATTTACGCAAGAAATCCCAGCTCTTATCTGGAAGTTAAGAGCGGGAAACTATTTAGAGATAACGTCGTGATTGGGGATGCGCTTGAGCTTTCAAAAGCGCTTGAGCTTGCGCCGTCGAAAAATTTTTTTCCGGCGTGGGTAGGATTTATTGGTTATGAGTATGCACGGCATTTTGGGCTCGTGACACATGAGCCGGATGGTAATTTTCCGGAAGCGGCGTTTATGCTGTTTGATGGGCCCAGCCAGCGTGGCGCTGAGCCCTTTCCCGATTTTGCCGAGGCAAAATCTCCCTCTCCCACGATTGGGAGAGGGGAATTTATGCGTTCTGTTACGCTTATCCAAGAAGAAATTCGTGCGGGGGATGTTTATCAGGTCAATTTGACTCGGCAGTTTGAAGTATCTCAGCGATCGATCGATCCTTTTACTTTCTATAACTACCTCAAAACAAACAATCCGAGTCCGTTCATGGGCATTCTGCAAGGTCCAGATTGGTCCATCGTATCTGGTAGTCCAGAACGGCTGTTTCGCCTGCAAAATGGCACCATCTCCACGCAGCCCATCGCTGGTACCAAACCCAATATTCCTGGTGCGCGTGAACAACTGTTGAGTAACCCCAAAGAACTCGCTGAACATGCCATGTTGGTCGATTTAATGCGGAACGATCTGGCGCGAATTTGCAAAACAGGCTCTGTCAAAGTTCCCAAGCCTTTCGATATCGAAGCTTACCGCCACGTGCTGCATCTCGTCTCAACGGTCACCGGTGAAACCGACGCACCCTTGGGCGATATCATGTGCGCCATCTTTCCCGGTGGAACCATTACCGGCGCTCCTAAAGAAAGCGCGATGCAATCGATCGCCCGGCATGAACTCATTCCACGCGGGCCCTATACCGGCTCGTTTGGCTACGTATCCTCGGGCCACGGTGTCGATTTCAACATTCTCATCCGCAGCTTGTTCATTGGGAGAAATAAAACTTATTTCTCCGCAGGCGCCGGCATTGTCATCGGCAGCGATCCTCAGTCTGAGCTAGAAGAAACCGAGCACAAAGTCGCGCAATTCCGAAATTTTGCATAA
- a CDS encoding ankyrin repeat domain-containing protein, producing MVDPLNRANFPEVRFSTAEKPALGYSEYDRTMQQERAGSQPAAQSKFPNWIQSITNKFKQWYRGDTALMKAANRGDLEAVKHLVESSPSTICQTNRNGTNALIAAAGKGHQEIVKLLLSKMPAPEIVKANRFGTTPLIAAASNTNSQILKAIMERMTPKQISHVNSHGDTALKVALQKEHYELAIQLILAAEHQEVRQLAPLDYSVDIQGAIKTKLRRPDMDEHTI from the coding sequence ATGGTAGACCCACTCAACCGCGCCAACTTCCCGGAAGTCCGTTTCTCAACAGCCGAGAAACCCGCCCTTGGATACTCCGAATACGACCGAACCATGCAGCAAGAACGAGCTGGTAGCCAACCTGCAGCGCAGTCGAAGTTTCCCAACTGGATTCAAAGCATCACAAATAAGTTCAAACAATGGTATCGCGGTGATACAGCGTTAATGAAGGCTGCGAATAGAGGCGACCTTGAGGCGGTAAAGCATCTTGTAGAATCTTCACCTTCGACAATTTGTCAAACCAATAGAAACGGCACGAACGCATTAATCGCTGCAGCTGGCAAAGGTCATCAAGAAATCGTTAAGCTATTGCTCTCAAAGATGCCTGCCCCTGAAATCGTCAAAGCAAATCGATTTGGCACCACGCCCCTTATTGCTGCCGCAAGCAACACTAATAGCCAAATTCTCAAAGCTATTATGGAGCGCATGACCCCAAAACAAATTTCTCACGTGAATAGCCACGGAGATACCGCCCTTAAAGTGGCACTCCAAAAAGAGCACTACGAATTAGCAATCCAACTAATCCTGGCTGCAGAACATCAAGAAGTGAGGCAGCTTGCTCCCCTAGACTATTCAGTTGACATCCAGGGAGCCATCAAAACAAAGTTAAGGCGCCCAGACATGGACGAACATACGATTTAA